The Pontibacter pudoricolor genome contains a region encoding:
- a CDS encoding formylglycine-generating enzyme family protein, with protein MIFHRLFLLILLVGVCCNVQAQKSLPKNMVNVKGGTFVPLYGSDSIPVKVKTFLMDVYPVTNAEYLAFVNKYPKWRKSAVKKLFADENYLKKWDGDLSLGPNAAKIQNSPVVNVSWFSAKAYCECQGKRLATVEEWEYAALASETKANAANDAKFYQRSIEWYSKPNPAYLPPVKESFRNYYGLHGMIGLVWEWTQNFNSAMVVGESRADVTMDRQLFCGSGSDGAKDVKNYVAFMRYAFRSSLKANYTVANLGFRCAKSI; from the coding sequence ATGATATTCCACAGACTGTTTTTGTTGATACTGTTGGTAGGAGTCTGCTGTAATGTGCAGGCACAAAAGTCACTCCCGAAAAACATGGTAAATGTAAAGGGTGGTACTTTTGTGCCCCTTTACGGGAGCGATTCCATTCCGGTAAAAGTGAAGACTTTTCTGATGGATGTATACCCGGTTACCAATGCCGAATACCTTGCATTTGTAAATAAATACCCGAAGTGGCGAAAGTCAGCTGTCAAGAAACTGTTTGCCGACGAAAACTACCTGAAGAAGTGGGACGGTGACCTTAGTTTAGGACCTAACGCTGCCAAAATTCAGAACAGCCCGGTTGTAAATGTGTCGTGGTTTTCAGCAAAAGCCTACTGCGAGTGCCAGGGCAAAAGACTGGCAACTGTAGAAGAATGGGAGTACGCCGCACTTGCCAGCGAAACCAAAGCCAACGCTGCAAACGATGCAAAGTTTTACCAGCGCAGTATTGAATGGTACAGCAAGCCAAACCCAGCTTACCTGCCACCGGTTAAGGAAAGCTTCCGAAACTACTATGGATTGCATGGCATGATCGGTTTGGTATGGGAATGGACCCAGAACTTTAACTCGGCTATGGTGGTCGGTGAATCGAGGGCAGATGTAACCATGGACAGGCAGCTGTTCTGCGGATCAGGATCTGACGGAGCGAAGGATGTGAAGAACTATGTGGCCTTTATGCGCTACGCATTCCGTTCCAGTCTTAAAGCCAATTATACGGTTGCCAACCTGGGTTTCCGTTGCGCCAAAAGCATCTGA